One window of Theropithecus gelada isolate Dixy chromosome 4, Tgel_1.0, whole genome shotgun sequence genomic DNA carries:
- the LOC112622930 gene encoding histone H2B type 1-A yields MPELSSKGATISKKGFKKAVVKTQKKEGKKRKRTRKESYSIYIYKVLKQVHPDTGISSKAMSIMNSFVTDIFERIASEASRLAHYNKRSTISSREIQTAVRLLLPGELAKHAVSEGTKAVTKYTSSK; encoded by the coding sequence ATGCCGGAGTTATCATCTAAAGGTGCTACGATTTCCAAGAAAGGCTTTAAGAAAGCTGTCGTTAAGACGCAGAAGAAGGAGGGCAAAAAACGGAAAAGAACCCGAAAGGAGAGCTATTCCATTTACATCTACAAGGTGCTGAAACAGGTCCATCCAGATACTGGAATCTCTTCCAAAGCCATGAGTATCATGAATTCGTTCGTCACTGATATCTTTGAGCGTATAGCGAGTGAGGCATCACGCTTGGCTCACTACAACAAACGCTCCACCATCTCCTCTAGAGAGATCCAGACAGCAGTGCGGTTACTACTGCCGGGAGAGCTGGCTAAACATGCTGTGTCTGAGGGCACCAAAGCTGTCACTAAGTACACCAGCTCCAAATAA
- the LOC112623349 gene encoding histone H2B type 1-A-like — protein sequence MLQLASKGTITSKKGFKKAVAKTQKKEGKKRKRCCQESYFIYIYKVLKQVHPDTAISSKAMSIMNSFVSDIFERIAGEASLLANYDKHSTITSREIQTAMCLLLPGELAKHAVLEGTKAVTKYTSSK from the coding sequence ATGCTGCAGCTTGCTTCAAAGGGCACTATAACTTCCAAAAAGGGCTTCAAGAAGGCAGTCGCTAAAACTCAAAAGAAGGAGGGTAAAAAGCGCAAGAGATGCTGCCAAGAGagctattttatttacatttacaagGTGCTGAAGCAGGTCCACCCGGACACTGCAATCTCTTCCAAGGCCATGAGTATCATGAATTCTTTTGTTAGTGACATTTTTGAGCGCATTGCAGGTGAGGCTTCCCTCCTGGCGAATTATGATAAGCACTCGACCATCACCTCCAGGGAGATCCAGACGGCCATGTGCTTGCTGCTGCCCGGGGAACTAGCCAAGCATGCTGTGTTGGAGGGCACCAAGGCTGTCACGAAGTACACCAGCTCCAAGTAA
- the LOC112623800 gene encoding histone H2A type 1-A: MSGRGKQGGKARAKAKSRSSRAGLQFPVGRIHRLLRKGNYAERIGAGAPVYLAAVLEYLTAEILELAGNASRDNKKTRIIPRHLQLAIRNDEELNKLLGGVTIAQGGVLPNIQAVLLPKKTESHHHKAQSK; this comes from the coding sequence ATGTCTGGACGAGGAAAGCAGGGGGGAAAAGCACGCGCCAAGGCTAAGTCTCGCTCCTCTAGAGCAGGCTTGCAGTTTCCCGTAGGTCGAATTCACCGTTTACTTCGTAAGGGAAACTATGCAGAGCGGATAGGGGCAGGCGCACCAGTGTACTTGGCGGCGGTGTTAGAATACCTGACAGCGGAAATTCTTGAATTGGCTGGCAATGCATCTCGTGATAACAAGAAAACTCGCATTATTCCTCGCCACCTGCAGCTAGCCATCCGCAATGACGAGGAACTCAATAAGCTCTTAGGCGGCGTGACCATTGCACAGGGCGGGGTCCTGCCCAACATTCAAGCAGTGCTGCTGCCCAAGAAGACTGAGAGTCACCACCATAAAGCCCAAAGCAAGTAA